A stretch of Acidovorax sp. RAC01 DNA encodes these proteins:
- a CDS encoding glutaredoxin family protein produces the protein MPSPKTLLAALLMTAASASAMAQNLYRIVGPDGKVTFSDRPPAEPNAVAQPARAGAAAAPASSGLSTLPFELRQVATRYPVTLYTGADCAPCTSARSLLTSRGVPFSERTVSTNEDIAALQRLSGNTSLPFGTIGSQHLVGFSETEWTQYLNAAGYPKQSQLPANYKAPAPTPLVAVAPVTPAATAAPTAPQTTDPARRERPPAPVNNGPTPSNPAGIRF, from the coding sequence ATGCCCTCACCCAAGACCCTGCTGGCAGCGCTGCTGATGACCGCAGCATCGGCAAGTGCCATGGCCCAGAACCTGTACCGGATTGTCGGGCCGGACGGCAAAGTTACCTTCTCGGACCGCCCCCCCGCAGAGCCCAACGCTGTAGCCCAGCCCGCACGCGCCGGTGCTGCCGCTGCACCGGCCTCCAGCGGCCTGTCCACCCTGCCCTTCGAATTGCGCCAGGTGGCTACGCGCTACCCCGTCACGCTCTACACCGGAGCCGATTGCGCGCCCTGCACCAGCGCTCGCAGTCTGTTGACTTCACGCGGCGTGCCGTTTTCGGAGCGCACCGTGTCAACCAATGAAGACATCGCAGCGCTACAGCGTCTGAGCGGCAACACCAGCCTGCCATTTGGCACGATCGGCAGCCAGCATCTGGTGGGCTTCTCCGAAACCGAATGGACGCAATACCTGAACGCGGCCGGTTACCCCAAGCAGTCTCAATTGCCGGCGAACTACAAAGCCCCTGCCCCCACTCCCCTGGTGGCCGTCGCGCCAGTGACCCCTGCGGCAACGGCTGCACCCACCGCGCCCCAAACCACCGACCCTGCAAGGCGTGAACGTCCACCCGCGCCCGTGAACAACGGTCCCACCCCCAGCAATCCGGCAGGCATCCGGTTCTGA
- the rpiA gene encoding ribose-5-phosphate isomerase RpiA has translation MTAPTPLTQDELKTLVGQAALQYVVPGEIVGVGTGSTVNKFIEALASMKNEIKGAVSSSVASTERLQALGIPVFDANEVESLAVYIDGADEIDGNGYMVKGGGAALTREKIVAALAQRFVCIADESKLVPALGAFPLPVEVIPMAARHIARRFKAMGGDATIRLKDGQPLVTDNGQHILDVRGLQVTDPLAFESAINQWPGVVTVGVFAHQKASVCLLGTATGVKTIAY, from the coding sequence ATGACAGCACCTACACCTCTCACGCAAGACGAACTCAAGACCCTGGTGGGTCAGGCCGCCCTCCAGTACGTGGTTCCTGGCGAAATCGTGGGGGTGGGCACGGGCTCTACGGTGAACAAATTCATCGAGGCGCTGGCGAGCATGAAAAACGAGATCAAGGGCGCGGTCTCCAGCTCGGTCGCCAGCACCGAGCGCCTGCAGGCCCTGGGCATTCCGGTGTTCGATGCCAACGAAGTGGAGTCCCTGGCGGTCTACATCGACGGCGCGGACGAAATTGACGGCAACGGATACATGGTCAAGGGTGGCGGCGCGGCCCTGACGCGCGAAAAGATCGTGGCGGCGCTGGCGCAGCGCTTTGTCTGCATCGCTGACGAGTCCAAGCTGGTGCCCGCGCTCGGTGCCTTTCCTTTGCCGGTAGAAGTGATTCCGATGGCTGCCCGCCACATTGCGCGCCGCTTCAAGGCCATGGGCGGCGATGCCACGATTCGCCTGAAAGACGGCCAGCCGCTGGTTACCGACAACGGCCAGCACATCCTGGATGTGCGCGGCCTTCAGGTGACCGACCCGCTTGCGTTTGAATCCGCGATCAATCAGTGGCCGGGCGTGGTGACCGTCGGTGTGTTTGCCCACCAGAAAGCCTCTGTGTGCCTGCTGGGTACGGCCACGGGCGTGAAGACGATTGCCTACTGA
- a CDS encoding quinone-dependent dihydroorotate dehydrogenase yields MSLIPYALTRPFLFGMDAEAAHDFTMQMLARGQRTPLQWAWCNETVDDPIELAGLTFPNRVGMAAGLDKNARCIDALGAMGFGFVEVGTVTPKAQPGNPKPRMFRLPQARALINRLGFNNDGLDAFLHNVQQARCRKEGQRSRMLLGLNIGKNATTPIENATSDYLTCLDGVYSHADYVTVNISSPNTQNLRALQSDAALDGLLGAIAERRETLATRYSRRVPVFLKIAPDLDEAQVGVIAATLTRHGMDGVIATNTTISRTAVQGMQHAQETGGLSGAPVLEASNQVIRQLRAALGSRYPIIGVGGVMSPEDAVSKIRAGADAVQIYTGLIYEGPELVVKAARAVKALA; encoded by the coding sequence ATGTCACTGATTCCCTACGCCCTCACCCGCCCGTTTCTTTTTGGCATGGATGCCGAAGCGGCCCACGACTTCACGATGCAGATGCTGGCACGCGGCCAGCGAACGCCGCTGCAATGGGCATGGTGCAACGAAACCGTAGACGACCCAATCGAACTGGCGGGCCTGACCTTTCCCAACCGCGTGGGCATGGCAGCGGGCCTCGACAAAAACGCCCGCTGCATCGACGCGCTGGGCGCCATGGGCTTCGGGTTTGTCGAGGTGGGGACCGTCACACCCAAGGCACAGCCCGGCAACCCCAAGCCCCGCATGTTCCGCCTGCCGCAGGCACGCGCGCTGATCAACCGGCTTGGCTTCAACAACGATGGGCTCGACGCATTCCTGCACAACGTGCAGCAGGCCCGTTGCCGCAAGGAGGGGCAGCGCAGCCGCATGCTGCTGGGCCTGAACATTGGCAAGAATGCCACCACGCCCATTGAAAACGCGACCAGCGATTACCTGACCTGCCTGGATGGCGTGTACAGCCACGCAGACTACGTCACGGTGAACATCAGCTCGCCCAACACCCAGAACCTGCGGGCATTGCAAAGCGATGCGGCGCTCGATGGGCTTCTTGGCGCCATCGCGGAGCGTCGCGAAACGCTGGCCACCCGCTACAGCCGGCGCGTGCCCGTGTTCTTGAAGATCGCTCCTGACCTGGACGAAGCCCAGGTCGGGGTGATCGCGGCCACGCTGACGCGCCACGGCATGGACGGCGTGATCGCCACCAACACCACCATCAGCCGGACCGCCGTGCAAGGGATGCAGCACGCACAAGAGACAGGCGGGCTCAGCGGAGCGCCTGTGCTGGAGGCCAGCAACCAGGTCATCCGGCAGCTGCGTGCGGCCTTGGGCAGCCGTTATCCCATCATTGGGGTGGGTGGCGTGATGAGCCCAGAAGACGCTGTCAGCAAGATCCGCGCGGGCGCCGATGCGGTGCAGATCTACACCGGCCTCATCTATGAAGGCCCTGAACTGGTGGTCAAGGCAGCACGTGCCGTCAAGGCGCTGGCCTGA
- a CDS encoding phage holin family protein, with protein sequence MNWLSIFGLDAFVARWRANLIEAAIAAEDRLDLASLEWAEQKRRLQQMLLLVVALAGLTVVALIMLSLALLVHFWDSPQRTLVAWLIAGVWVVGWGGTLVAFLALARQAGSGFALTRRELARDWRDIKERL encoded by the coding sequence ATGAACTGGCTTTCCATTTTCGGGCTTGATGCGTTTGTCGCGCGCTGGCGCGCCAACCTGATCGAAGCAGCGATTGCTGCGGAAGATCGCCTGGACCTGGCAAGTCTGGAATGGGCTGAACAGAAAAGGCGCCTGCAGCAAATGCTGCTGCTGGTCGTGGCGCTGGCCGGGCTGACCGTGGTGGCACTGATCATGCTGTCGCTGGCCCTGCTGGTGCATTTCTGGGACTCCCCCCAGCGCACACTGGTGGCCTGGCTGATCGCAGGCGTTTGGGTGGTGGGCTGGGGCGGTACCCTCGTGGCGTTTCTGGCGTTGGCCCGGCAGGCGGGCTCAGGTTTTGCCCTGACGCGCCGTGAACTGGCGCGTGACTGGCGTGACATCAAGGAGCGACTGTGA
- a CDS encoding DUF883 family protein → MNGSDTTTTSQGELEKLVTDLKGLLANKNLDAVPEIKLLRQRLDDGMQTARDSAVRAAQDAARQAKEAALAADRYAHDEPWRVAGAALAVGALVGFLLARR, encoded by the coding sequence ATGAACGGCTCCGACACCACCACCACTTCGCAGGGCGAACTCGAAAAGCTGGTGACCGACCTCAAGGGTCTGCTTGCCAACAAGAATCTGGACGCAGTCCCTGAAATCAAGCTTTTGCGACAACGCCTGGATGACGGCATGCAGACCGCCCGCGACTCTGCCGTGCGTGCCGCACAGGATGCTGCGCGACAGGCCAAGGAGGCCGCTCTGGCCGCCGACCGCTATGCGCACGATGAGCCGTGGCGGGTCGCCGGTGCAGCCCTGGCAGTGGGTGCCCTGGTGGGTTTTCTCCTGGCCCGTCGTTGA
- a CDS encoding NAD(P)/FAD-dependent oxidoreductase, with amino-acid sequence MDKVECVVVGAGVVGLAVARALAVSGREVMVLEAADAIGTGTSSRNSEVIHAGLYYPTGSLKARLCVQGKQMLYAYCAERGVPHRRCGKLLVATSPEQIPALEAIRARALANGVEDLVWLTADEAGAMEPELQCVAALHSPSTGIVDSHGLMLALQGDLENAGGLVALNSPVTRADFSDADGAVVEAAGVRLRADVVVNAAGLHAPAVASLFAGLAAAHVPQAYYAKGNYFTLAGKAPFSRLIYPAPEAAGLGVHLTLDLGGQARFGPDVEWVDGPDNLLVNPSRGDAFYAEVRKYWPGLRDGALVPGYAGIRPKIHGPDTPQPDFMIQAPRDHGVRGLVNLFGIESPGLTGCLAIAAQVARLV; translated from the coding sequence ATGGACAAGGTCGAATGTGTGGTGGTTGGAGCGGGCGTGGTAGGGCTGGCCGTGGCGCGTGCGCTGGCCGTAAGCGGGCGCGAGGTCATGGTGCTGGAAGCGGCGGACGCCATCGGCACCGGCACCAGTTCCCGCAACAGCGAGGTCATCCATGCCGGGCTTTACTACCCCACTGGCTCCCTCAAGGCCCGGTTGTGCGTGCAGGGCAAACAGATGCTGTATGCCTACTGTGCCGAGCGCGGGGTGCCGCACAGGCGCTGCGGCAAGCTGCTGGTGGCAACCTCGCCCGAGCAGATCCCCGCGCTTGAAGCCATCCGTGCGAGGGCACTGGCCAACGGCGTAGAGGACCTCGTCTGGCTCACCGCTGATGAAGCCGGGGCGATGGAGCCTGAGCTGCAGTGCGTGGCAGCATTGCACTCGCCGAGCACCGGCATCGTCGACAGCCACGGGCTGATGCTGGCCTTGCAGGGCGACCTGGAAAACGCGGGCGGGCTGGTCGCCCTGAATTCGCCAGTCACGCGAGCGGACTTTTCGGACGCCGACGGAGCTGTTGTCGAAGCTGCGGGCGTACGGCTGCGTGCCGATGTGGTCGTCAATGCGGCAGGGCTGCACGCGCCAGCGGTGGCGTCCCTTTTTGCCGGCCTGGCGGCCGCGCATGTGCCGCAGGCGTACTACGCCAAGGGCAACTATTTCACGCTGGCGGGCAAGGCACCGTTCAGCCGGTTGATCTACCCCGCGCCCGAGGCCGCGGGCCTGGGCGTGCACCTTACGCTGGATCTGGGCGGACAAGCGCGGTTCGGTCCGGATGTGGAGTGGGTGGATGGGCCGGATAATCTGCTGGTGAACCCATCCCGCGGCGATGCTTTCTATGCCGAAGTGCGAAAGTACTGGCCAGGTTTGCGCGACGGCGCGCTGGTGCCCGGCTATGCAGGCATCAGGCCCAAGATCCACGGTCCGGACACGCCGCAGCCTGACTTCATGATCCAGGCCCCCCGGGACCACGGGGTGCGCGGCCTGGTCAACCTCTTTGGCATCGAGTCGCCGGGTCTGACGGGTTGCCTGGCCATTGCAGCACAGGTTGCGCGGCTCGTCTGA
- a CDS encoding histone deacetylase family protein has protein sequence MLTFHNPPHSGHAPVHEFFRGERVPCFEKPERVVYVEEALRERGHPLTVPDTDASAVLAQIHRPRYLAFLQTAWTQWLEVSPGNAPLQPFPSVWPVRTLRSDVEPQNFIARLGLYSMDNGSPLAAGTWAAAKAGADAAASAARKVSAGSRAAFCCTRPPGHHAGADFMGGYCFLNNAAVAAQTLRNQGAHRVAVLDVDYHHGNGTQSIFYDRADVFFASIHGDPRTEYPFYLGHADETGEGAGAGFNLNLPLAAGSSVATWFAALDVACQRIARYGADALVVSLGLDAFEGDPISTFALSSDDFSRLGERLGALAMPTVFVLEGGYAAAELGTNAVNVLEGFEQH, from the coding sequence ATGCTGACCTTCCACAATCCTCCTCATTCCGGGCACGCACCGGTCCACGAGTTCTTCCGCGGCGAACGGGTGCCCTGTTTTGAAAAGCCCGAACGTGTGGTCTATGTAGAGGAGGCGCTGCGCGAACGAGGACACCCGCTGACCGTGCCCGATACCGATGCCAGCGCCGTGCTGGCCCAGATCCACAGGCCGCGTTACCTCGCCTTTCTGCAGACGGCCTGGACGCAGTGGCTGGAGGTTTCCCCTGGCAACGCGCCGCTCCAGCCGTTCCCCTCCGTGTGGCCGGTGCGTACCTTGCGCAGCGATGTGGAGCCTCAAAACTTCATTGCCAGGTTGGGGCTGTACTCCATGGACAACGGCAGCCCCCTTGCTGCAGGCACCTGGGCGGCCGCAAAGGCCGGTGCCGATGCCGCTGCCAGCGCCGCCCGCAAGGTAAGCGCGGGCAGCCGTGCGGCCTTTTGCTGCACCCGCCCGCCCGGGCACCATGCGGGGGCAGATTTCATGGGCGGCTACTGCTTTCTGAACAATGCCGCGGTGGCGGCCCAGACCCTGCGCAATCAGGGGGCGCACCGGGTGGCGGTGCTGGATGTGGACTACCACCACGGCAACGGCACGCAGAGCATCTTCTATGACCGTGCAGACGTGTTTTTTGCCAGCATCCACGGTGATCCGCGCACCGAGTACCCGTTCTATCTGGGCCATGCCGACGAAACAGGCGAGGGCGCCGGAGCGGGGTTCAACCTCAACCTGCCCTTGGCGGCAGGCTCCAGCGTTGCCACATGGTTCGCTGCGCTCGACGTCGCTTGTCAGCGCATTGCGCGTTATGGCGCAGATGCCTTGGTGGTCTCCCTGGGGCTGGATGCGTTCGAAGGTGACCCGATTTCCACCTTTGCGCTCAGCTCGGACGACTTCTCGCGTCTTGGCGAGCGTCTGGGCGCCTTGGCAATGCCAACCGTGTTCGTGCTGGAAGGTGGCTACGCGGCTGCTGAACTCGGCACCAATGCCGTCAATGTGCTTGAAGGCTTTGAGCAGCACTGA
- the dnaQ gene encoding DNA polymerase III subunit epsilon produces the protein MTRQIVLDTETTGLSADSGDRIIELGCVELLNRKLTGNNLHMYFNPGRDSHEDALKVHGISNEFLKDKPKFRDVVDEILEYVQGAEVIIHNAAFDVSFLNKELELTGRPAFRTYVASITDTLAMAKEMYPGKRNSLDALCDRLGVDNSSRTLHGALLDAELLADVYINLTRGQDALLIADDSAQNNGGPVVAAMDLRLLNLPVLRASEGELTAHADVLAQIDKASGGKTIWRSAQAA, from the coding sequence ATGACCCGCCAGATTGTTCTGGACACGGAAACCACCGGCCTCTCGGCCGACAGTGGTGACCGCATCATCGAGCTGGGTTGTGTCGAGCTGCTCAACCGCAAGCTCACCGGCAACAACCTGCACATGTACTTCAACCCGGGACGCGACAGCCACGAGGATGCGCTCAAGGTCCACGGGATCAGCAACGAATTCCTCAAGGACAAGCCGAAGTTCCGGGACGTGGTGGACGAAATCCTGGAGTACGTGCAGGGTGCCGAAGTCATCATCCACAACGCGGCGTTTGATGTGAGCTTCCTGAACAAGGAACTGGAGCTGACAGGGCGTCCAGCGTTTCGCACCTATGTGGCCAGCATCACCGACACCCTGGCGATGGCCAAGGAGATGTACCCGGGCAAGCGCAACTCGCTGGATGCGCTGTGCGACCGTCTGGGGGTCGACAATTCCAGCCGCACACTGCACGGCGCCCTGCTGGACGCCGAGCTGCTGGCCGATGTCTACATCAACCTCACCCGCGGGCAGGATGCACTGCTGATCGCCGATGACTCTGCCCAGAACAACGGCGGGCCGGTGGTGGCTGCCATGGACCTGCGCCTGCTGAACCTGCCTGTGCTGCGTGCCAGCGAGGGCGAACTCACCGCGCATGCCGACGTGCTGGCCCAGATCGACAAGGCCAGCGGTGGCAAGACAATTTGGCGTTCTGCGCAGGCAGCCTAG
- the fdx gene encoding ISC system 2Fe-2S type ferredoxin, which translates to MPVIKILPHPEYCPTGTEITAPAGTSVCEALLDNRINIEHACDMSCACTTCHVIVREGLASLNAAEEEEEDLLDRAWGLEPQSRLSCQAILAQQDLVVEIPRYTINHAKENH; encoded by the coding sequence ATGCCCGTCATCAAGATCCTTCCCCACCCCGAGTACTGCCCCACCGGCACCGAGATCACGGCCCCCGCAGGCACGTCCGTCTGTGAAGCCTTGCTCGACAACCGCATCAATATCGAGCACGCCTGCGACATGAGCTGCGCCTGCACCACCTGCCACGTGATCGTGCGCGAGGGGCTGGCGTCGCTCAATGCAGCCGAGGAAGAGGAAGAAGACCTGCTGGACCGTGCCTGGGGCCTGGAGCCACAGTCGCGCCTGTCGTGCCAGGCTATCCTGGCGCAACAGGACCTGGTGGTCGAGATTCCCCGCTACACCATCAACCACGCCAAGGAAAACCACTAA
- the hscA gene encoding Fe-S protein assembly chaperone HscA has translation MALLQISEPGQSPDPHQRRIAVGIDLGTTHSLVAAVRNGVAECLPDGQGRVLLPSVVRYLDNGGRQIGYDAMAEQSQDARNTIASFKRFMGRGLADIAEAGKLPYDFVAPAADAAEGGMVRIATAGGEKSPVELSAEILATLRFRAEDTFNDDLYGAVITVPAYFDDAQRQATKDAARLAGINLLRLINEPTAAAIAYGLDNASEGVYAVYDLGGGTFDISILRLTQGVFEVISTGGDSALGGDDYDAALADWVVQQCNLELVTASDKSAMRVAARACKEALTATDLIAFKADISSARVDFPVKREDFEAITAALTARSMAAVRRALRDAQLSREDIRGVVMVGGSTRMPQIQRAVAEFFGTEPLTNLNPDEVVALGAAIQANQLAGNSTAGDMLLLDVIPLSLGIETMGGLVERIVARNETIPTAKAQDFTTYKDGQTALAIHVVQGERDLVADCRSLARFELRGIPPMAAGAARIRVTFTVDADGLLSVNAREQGSGVEARIDVKPSYGLSDDQIARMLQDGFATAAQDMRTRALVEARVDADRMLIATQSALDADGDVLADDERRKIDLLMQALRSLIDAGNAPDSPDAPDAAAIEVATEALAQGTEAFAAQRMNRGIQQALAGKNVQSL, from the coding sequence ATGGCGTTACTGCAGATTTCCGAGCCCGGCCAGTCCCCCGATCCGCACCAGCGGCGCATAGCGGTGGGTATCGACCTCGGGACCACCCATTCGCTGGTGGCAGCCGTACGCAACGGTGTGGCCGAGTGCCTGCCTGATGGCCAGGGCCGCGTTCTGCTGCCCTCCGTGGTGCGCTACCTCGACAACGGCGGTCGGCAGATTGGCTATGACGCGATGGCCGAACAGTCGCAGGATGCGCGCAACACGATCGCATCGTTCAAGCGCTTCATGGGCCGCGGTCTGGCCGACATTGCCGAGGCCGGCAAGCTGCCCTACGACTTCGTGGCCCCGGCCGCAGACGCTGCTGAAGGCGGCATGGTGCGCATTGCCACCGCGGGTGGCGAAAAGTCGCCGGTGGAGCTCAGCGCCGAGATCCTGGCCACGCTGCGCTTTCGGGCCGAGGACACCTTCAACGATGACCTGTATGGCGCGGTGATCACCGTGCCTGCGTACTTTGACGACGCCCAGCGCCAGGCTACCAAGGACGCCGCGCGCTTGGCAGGCATCAACCTGCTGCGCCTGATCAACGAACCCACCGCAGCGGCGATTGCCTACGGCCTCGACAACGCCAGCGAGGGTGTCTATGCCGTGTACGACCTGGGTGGGGGCACGTTCGACATCTCCATCCTGCGCCTGACGCAGGGCGTGTTCGAGGTCATTTCCACCGGCGGTGACTCGGCCCTGGGTGGCGACGACTACGATGCCGCGCTGGCCGACTGGGTGGTCCAGCAATGCAACCTGGAGCTGGTGACCGCCTCCGACAAATCGGCCATGCGCGTGGCCGCCCGCGCTTGCAAGGAAGCCCTGACCGCTACGGATTTGATAGCATTCAAGGCAGACATATCAAGCGCCAGGGTCGATTTTCCTGTGAAAAGGGAAGATTTTGAAGCCATCACCGCCGCCCTGACCGCCCGTTCGATGGCGGCGGTGCGCCGCGCCCTGCGCGATGCACAGCTGTCACGCGAGGACATCCGTGGCGTGGTGATGGTGGGCGGCTCCACACGCATGCCCCAGATCCAGCGCGCCGTGGCCGAGTTCTTTGGCACCGAGCCGCTGACCAACCTGAACCCTGACGAGGTGGTGGCGCTCGGCGCTGCCATCCAGGCCAACCAGCTGGCGGGCAACAGCACGGCGGGCGACATGCTGCTGCTGGACGTGATTCCGCTGTCGCTGGGCATCGAGACCATGGGCGGGCTGGTGGAGCGCATCGTGGCGCGCAATGAGACCATTCCCACCGCCAAGGCCCAGGACTTCACCACCTACAAGGATGGCCAGACCGCGCTGGCTATCCATGTGGTGCAGGGCGAACGCGATCTGGTGGCCGACTGCCGCAGTCTCGCGCGCTTCGAGCTGCGCGGCATCCCGCCCATGGCGGCCGGAGCGGCGCGTATCCGTGTGACCTTCACGGTCGATGCCGATGGCCTGCTGAGCGTGAATGCGCGCGAGCAGGGCAGCGGCGTGGAGGCCCGCATCGACGTGAAGCCATCGTATGGCCTCTCGGATGACCAGATCGCGCGCATGCTGCAAGACGGCTTTGCCACGGCCGCGCAGGACATGCGCACCCGCGCTTTGGTGGAAGCCCGTGTGGACGCCGACCGCATGCTGATTGCCACGCAGAGTGCGCTGGATGCCGACGGCGATGTGCTGGCGGATGACGAACGGCGCAAGATCGACTTGCTGATGCAAGCCCTGCGGTCACTGATCGACGCCGGAAATGCACCGGATTCACCCGACGCTCCCGATGCAGCAGCCATCGAGGTAGCTACCGAGGCGCTGGCCCAGGGCACCGAGGCCTTTGCAGCGCAGCGCATGAACCGCGGCATCCAGCAGGCCCTGGCTGGCAAGAACGTGCAGTCGCTCTGA
- the hscB gene encoding Fe-S protein assembly co-chaperone HscB, protein MNLQSDDFELFGLPRQFAQERSAIDARWKELQREAHPDRFAAQGAAAQRVAMQWSVRINEAYQRLKDPMRRAAYLCELHGAPIRAEDNTAMPAQFLMQQMDWREALEEAASAAALDALDDEVASARSAALRQCQQLIDEQRDYAGASRQVRALMFIARFADDIERRRDQQGQ, encoded by the coding sequence ATGAACCTGCAATCCGACGACTTTGAACTGTTTGGCCTGCCGCGCCAGTTTGCGCAGGAGCGCAGCGCCATCGACGCGCGCTGGAAAGAGCTGCAGCGCGAGGCCCACCCCGACCGTTTTGCGGCCCAGGGCGCCGCTGCGCAGCGCGTGGCCATGCAGTGGTCTGTGCGCATCAACGAGGCGTACCAGCGTCTGAAGGACCCGATGCGCCGCGCGGCCTACCTGTGCGAACTGCACGGAGCGCCCATCCGCGCCGAGGACAACACCGCCATGCCCGCGCAGTTCCTCATGCAGCAGATGGACTGGCGGGAGGCGCTGGAAGAGGCCGCGTCTGCGGCTGCGCTGGACGCCCTGGACGATGAGGTAGCGAGTGCCCGCAGTGCCGCGTTGCGGCAGTGCCAGCAGCTCATCGACGAGCAGCGGGACTACGCGGGTGCGTCCCGGCAGGTCAGAGCCCTCATGTTCATTGCGCGATTTGCCGACGATATCGAGCGGCGCCGTGACCAGCAGGGACAATAG
- the iscA gene encoding iron-sulfur cluster assembly protein IscA — translation MAITLTESAARHVSRYLSRRGKGLGVRLGVKTTGCSGLAYKLEYVDDSEPEDIVFENHGVKVLIDPKSLAYIDGTELDFVREGLNEGFKFNNPNERDRCGCGESFRV, via the coding sequence ATGGCCATTACCCTGACAGAGTCGGCGGCCCGGCATGTGAGCCGCTACCTTTCGCGCCGCGGCAAGGGGCTGGGCGTGCGCCTGGGTGTCAAGACCACCGGGTGTTCGGGCCTGGCGTACAAGCTCGAGTATGTGGACGACTCAGAGCCAGAAGACATCGTGTTTGAAAACCACGGCGTCAAGGTTCTGATCGACCCCAAGAGCCTGGCGTACATCGATGGCACCGAGCTGGACTTCGTGCGCGAGGGCCTGAACGAAGGCTTCAAGTTCAACAACCCCAACGAGCGTGATCGCTGCGGTTGTGGCGAGAGCTTTCGCGTCTGA
- the iscU gene encoding Fe-S cluster assembly scaffold IscU, whose protein sequence is MAYSEKVVDHYENPRNVGSFDKGDDSVGTGMVGAPACGDVMKLQIKVNPQTGVIEDARFKTYGCGSAIASSSLVTEWVKGKTLDEAAALKNSEIAQELALPPVKIHCSILAEDAIKAAVLDYKTKHAATAA, encoded by the coding sequence ATGGCTTACTCTGAAAAAGTGGTCGACCACTACGAAAACCCCCGCAACGTCGGCTCGTTCGACAAGGGCGATGACTCGGTGGGCACCGGCATGGTCGGCGCACCGGCCTGTGGCGACGTGATGAAGCTGCAGATCAAGGTCAACCCGCAGACGGGCGTGATCGAGGACGCGCGCTTCAAGACCTACGGTTGCGGCTCGGCGATTGCATCGTCGTCGCTGGTGACCGAATGGGTCAAGGGCAAGACGCTGGACGAAGCAGCGGCCTTGAAGAACAGTGAGATTGCGCAGGAGCTGGCACTGCCCCCGGTCAAGATCCACTGCTCGATCCTGGCTGAAGACGCGATCAAGGCCGCGGTCCTTGACTACAAGACGAAGCACGCTGCGACGGCGGCCTGA